In the Romeriopsis navalis LEGE 11480 genome, one interval contains:
- a CDS encoding D-hexose-6-phosphate mutarotase: MTIAQLNTDHAIDGQLKFVEGKGGFPIIEVDNGKAKATISVYGGQVLSFQPTGEAADVMFLSDKAYYAEGKAIKGGIPICWPWFGPDPEGKGRASHGLMRNRMWQVISTAAVADGTQVILGLSDSAETQAIWPQSFKFSIEITVSDTLKVELVTVNTGDQAFPITQALHTYFTIGDIAQTKVIGLGGTEYLDKVDGGKQKAQTGDISISSEVDRVYLNVAPQLTIDDGALGRKINIASTGSKTAIVWNPWSEIAANMADLDDADYKRFVCVETANAANEVIDVAAGSEYRMGAVISVTR; the protein is encoded by the coding sequence ATGACGATCGCCCAACTCAACACCGATCACGCCATCGACGGACAACTAAAATTTGTCGAAGGCAAAGGTGGTTTCCCCATCATCGAAGTGGACAACGGCAAAGCCAAAGCGACGATTTCGGTCTATGGCGGCCAGGTGCTATCGTTTCAGCCCACGGGTGAAGCAGCCGATGTAATGTTCTTGAGCGACAAGGCTTACTACGCAGAAGGCAAAGCGATTAAAGGGGGGATTCCCATCTGCTGGCCTTGGTTTGGTCCCGACCCCGAAGGCAAAGGCCGGGCCAGCCACGGCTTAATGCGGAATCGCATGTGGCAAGTTATTTCCACAGCGGCTGTCGCTGATGGCACCCAGGTAATCCTCGGCTTGAGCGACAGCGCGGAAACCCAAGCAATTTGGCCACAGTCCTTCAAATTCAGCATCGAAATCACCGTTAGCGACACACTCAAAGTGGAGCTAGTCACCGTGAATACTGGCGATCAGGCTTTCCCGATCACCCAAGCACTGCACACCTACTTCACGATCGGCGACATTGCCCAAACGAAAGTCATAGGCCTGGGTGGCACGGAATACCTCGACAAAGTCGATGGGGGCAAGCAAAAAGCCCAAACCGGCGACATTAGCATCAGCAGTGAAGTCGATCGAGTCTACCTAAATGTCGCACCCCAGCTGACGATCGACGATGGCGCACTGGGCCGCAAGATCAACATTGCCTCCACTGGCAGTAAGACCGCGATCGTCTGGAATCCCTGGTCGGAGATTGCCGCGAATATGGCAGACCTGGATGATGCGGACTACAAACGCTTCGTCTGTGTCGAAACGGCGAATGCCGCGAATGAGGTGATCGACGTTGCGGCGGGTAGCGAGTACCGCATGGGCGCAGTCATTAGTG
- a CDS encoding SRPBCC family protein has product ILMGLVVVVFCAGFLLPAQVHVERQIVINAPAEQVFAHVGDLQQWNDWSPWAKIDANTEMKVSGSGVGQQMTWASDNPEVGSGSQQITQIDAPNTLQTHLEFDGQGLADATFNLVPEADGTRITWGLNTNVRENTPFLFKPISSYAGLLLDSLVGADYENGLQSLKQLVEAE; this is encoded by the coding sequence ATCCTGATGGGTTTAGTCGTGGTCGTGTTCTGCGCCGGATTCTTACTCCCGGCACAGGTCCACGTCGAACGTCAAATTGTGATTAATGCCCCCGCCGAGCAAGTTTTCGCCCATGTCGGTGACTTGCAACAATGGAACGATTGGTCGCCCTGGGCCAAGATCGATGCCAATACCGAGATGAAAGTTAGCGGGTCGGGTGTGGGCCAACAAATGACTTGGGCCAGTGATAATCCCGAGGTCGGCAGTGGCTCCCAACAAATCACCCAGATCGATGCCCCGAACACACTCCAAACCCATCTTGAATTTGATGGACAAGGTCTGGCTGATGCGACGTTTAATCTCGTCCCCGAAGCAGACGGAACGCGCATTACCTGGGGTCTCAATACCAATGTGCGGGAGAATACCCCGTTTTTGTTCAAGCCGATTAGCAGCTATGCCGGATTGCTGCTGGATTCCCTCGTGGGGGCCGACTACGAGAATGGCTTACAGAGTCTCAAACAGCTCGTCGAAGCGGAATAA